A section of the Larus michahellis chromosome 1, bLarMic1.1, whole genome shotgun sequence genome encodes:
- the LOC141750797 gene encoding uncharacterized protein LOC141750797, which produces MPRGRRRSRRRRRAGTAAPLTLGTALAGRREEGRSRSPRDRGGIAETRWVLGAVAPGSRLGLPGLEALAAAAGPRGGSPPWAAPSLLQVPAAAQPAPRREGSDLPGGAPAALAVLRLQPGAEGSARAAAAGAAPRLRTVYVNPRWLERQAALGAVAAASSPCAEAAAAAAASGAAGGPAAAAGAAAAVAAGQGEAAPAAAAAAVEAAATPYVGLRRPLGYKLAKATKERIWRGEFIDLFSLLHTELAPEHGPRPGDTLDQWVSAFLVYASVLCEKHPARCGAMFKYLDTIRKLHATYGGTSWMNYDEDFRRRAAKDPTLPWGDVDLDLWMKWMAPLKSLVSRQPRAEGETQASPAPPPPAPPPPSQSPKQEEKSQTP; this is translated from the exons atGCCACGTGGGAGGCGGCGGAGCCGCCGTCGGCGCCGGGCCGGAACCGCGGCCCCCCTGACGCTGGGGACGGCCCTCGCCGGGCGCCGGGAGGAGGGGAGGTCGCGGAGCCCCCGGGACCGCGGCGGCATCGCCGAGACCCGATGGGTGCTCGGTGCGGTGGCCCCCGGTTCGCGGCTCGGCCTCCCGGGCCTAgaggcgctggcggcggcggccgggcctaGGGGCGGCTCCCCGCCCTGGGCGGCGCCTTCGCTGCTCCAGGTGCCGGCGGCGGCCCAaccggccccgcggcgggagggCAGCGACCTGCCCGGCGGCGCGCCAGCCGCCTTGGCCGTGCTGCGCCTCCAGCCCGGCGCCGAGGGCtcggcgcgggcggcggcggcgggggccgcgccgcgccTGCGGACCGTCTACGTGAACCCGCGCTGGCTGGAGCGGCAGGCCGCGctgggggcggtggcggcggccagcagcccctgcgccgaggcggcggcagcggcggcggcgagcggcgcggccgggggcccggcggcggcggccggggccgctgccgcggtggcggcggggcagggcgaggcggcaccggcggcggcggcggcggcggtggaaGCGGCGGCCACCCCTTACGTGGGGCTGCGGCGACCGCTGGGCTACAAGCTGGCTAAGGCCACCAAGGAGCGGATCTGGCGGGGGGAGTTCATTGACCTCTTTTCCTTGCTCCACACAGAGCTGGCCCCCGAGCACGGCCCGCGCCCGGGGGACACGCTGGACCAGTGGGTCTCGGCCTTCCTGGTGTACGCCAGCGTGCTGTGCGAGAAGCACCCGGCGCGCTGCGGGGCCATGTTCAAGTACCTGGACACCATCCGCAAGCTGCACGCCACCTACGGGGGCACCTCGTGGATGAACTACGACGAGGACTTTCGGCGGCGGGCGGCCAAGGACCCCACCTTGCCCTGGGGGGACGTCGACCTCGACCTCTGGATGAAGTGGATGGCGCCCCTCAAGTCCCTCGTCAGCAGGCAGCCGCGGGCTGAGGGCGAGACGCAGGCctcgccggccccgccgccgccagcaccaccaccaccgtccCAGAGCcccaagcaggaggagaaaagccAG actccaTGA